One Rhizobiales bacterium GAS188 DNA window includes the following coding sequences:
- a CDS encoding Tetratricopeptide repeat-containing protein: protein MLPKRIVATTRLGGTMPACAGKRAARQGRAAFAAALIAAGTLSFAALTALPSAAAYAADRDGMVAVPKPLDLDGLFEKLKQAPDASSAAITSHAIAQRWAKSGSDTADLLMQRADAALAAGEQPLAIEILDRVLVIEPDWAEAWNRRATVFFLQEDLSRSAADIQEVLAREPRHFGALMGLGGILERIGDDRKALIAYQRVLAIYPLLPAAQKAVERLTVKVGDTPI, encoded by the coding sequence ATGCTCCCCAAGCGCATCGTAGCGACGACGCGTCTGGGGGGAACGATGCCGGCTTGTGCCGGCAAGCGCGCGGCCCGTCAGGGCCGCGCTGCATTTGCGGCTGCGCTGATCGCTGCCGGAACCCTGTCCTTTGCGGCGTTGACGGCGCTCCCGAGCGCTGCGGCGTATGCCGCCGACCGTGACGGCATGGTGGCGGTGCCGAAGCCGCTCGACCTCGACGGCCTGTTCGAGAAGCTGAAGCAGGCGCCTGATGCCTCCTCCGCCGCCATCACCAGCCATGCGATCGCGCAGCGCTGGGCGAAATCGGGCAGCGACACGGCCGATCTCCTGATGCAGCGGGCCGATGCGGCGCTGGCCGCCGGCGAACAGCCGCTCGCCATCGAGATTCTCGATCGCGTCCTGGTCATCGAGCCGGATTGGGCCGAGGCCTGGAATCGGCGCGCCACGGTCTTCTTCCTGCAAGAGGATCTGTCGCGCTCGGCGGCCGATATCCAGGAGGTGCTGGCGCGCGAGCCGCGCCATTTCGGAGCCCTGATGGGGCTTGGCGGCATTCTCGAGCGCATTGGCGATGACCGCAAGGCGCTGATTGCCTATCAGCGCGTACTCGCCATCTATCCCCTGTTGCCCGCCGCCCAGAAGGCTGTCGAGCGCCTGACGGTGAAGGTCGGCGATACTCCGATCTGA